The window ACCCCTCCTTTAATTTGCGTTTCTTGGTAGAAATGTCTAGTCGACTCCCCCTCAGTTTGACATTCTGTTGTGCCTCATTTGTAGTCAGCTCCCTCTCATTTGTAGGCGACTCCCCCTCAGTTGTATACCGTATGATGTACCTACAATTTGAAAACAGAGCACAAAACACTAAACACAGAAGTAGGGAATACATAGAAacctagtgtcacgaccccaaattctcttcgtaggatgtcgtgattgcacctagtttctaagattaggtaagcctattaattcggaataataataaatatatgaaataaataaactacaattcaaataatttcaactcccaaaacccggaagaaataagtcacaagcttctaagaatttattctcaatgtcactatatatcaaggtctaaagataAATAAGGAaagcaacataaaaatgatagaaggggactccggagtctgcggacgctgacagatatacctcgaagtctctgtgcgcaggtaactcactgacgtctaggctggtaagatgtacctggatctgcacaaaaagatgtgcagaagcgtagtatgagggctgaaggagcccctccggagtttatacacaccccaagtgagcgcaggtatctactgagtgcgagtgccgagtgccgagtactgagtgaatgagaggaatgagtgactgtgaggaaagagtgactgtgaggttggagtgaatgtgAGGACTGGGTGACTGTTACTcggagaggatgcattgattccattattgctgcatttcagtTGTCattatcactattttggaaaaaaaCTTTGAAAGACATTATTTCtgtttcagtcaaatttgatatgaaattactgtggagttttaaatgttgaacttgaaaacatgcctacctttttatgttggaaatcactgtatttggacttagctgtgaagctcgtcactactttcagttctttatttattattgttatttactgagttggttgtaatcatactacaccctgcacttcgtgtgcagatccaggtgattcCGGACACCGtgagtgttgattctttcgcacagttgatttttcggagattccgaggtagctATCGTGATTCGCAGACcctgtctctccttccctatctccttatttattgtgtttggtctcagactattatagaccgtgttttcctgacttgtaatgtataaatgctcatgtactcagtgataccagattttgggagtgtatttgtaTCTGTAATTGTGAGGtctttcattaaattcaaattattatgttttcaaatccTAAAAGAAAaatgtgggttattgatgttgtcggtttgcctagtactgagataggcgtcatcaccacatgtgtgattttgggtcgtgacaattcctTTTGATGTTGTTCCAAAAGCAAAGCTTTGATACAGGATCAGTATTGATAAACAAATCAAAAGCAAATGAATTGGTTTGCAGTAAAAGGTTTTCATCATTTCTTGCTTGAGCACAAGatcaaaaagagagagagagagagagagtcgtAAGTAGCCATTAATGACTAAAAGCTACCTCTAACTTCATTCCTTCATGGAAGCAATTAGCTACttgtaataaatgaagaatattATAAGTAACAAACATAATGGAGGAACAACGACTTCTGATAAAAATACGTAACAAAAGCAAACACAAATTTCATTGCACAGAAATCTAACATAGAGcaataattttaaaagcaaaacaaCTGTCAAGGAAAAATACAGTTTAATTTAACTCTTGACAATGAGTAGAATACAAATTCAGTCATCAGGCCCTTAGTTTAGCCTTCAACCTTGCAAAGCAGAGTGCTGATGAAAGATGGAACCAATTATTGAGTCCATATAACCCCTTGAAATAGGCATTCCTCCATGAATCGATCAAGAAAATAGAGCCTAACACTCCCCAAAACGCAACAATAAAACCCAACGCCATCGATATATAGAACTCTTTAGATGGAAACTCATCGTCATTTTCTTTAGAAGTTCTAACATTGCTGTCATAACCAACATGAGGATTAGGAGGAGCAAATGTAGGACACTGTGGAAGAGGACGGCCACATAGCTGAATATTCCCACCGTAAGTTGAGGAATCAAAACCTTGCAATTGCGTGCTTGATGGTATTCTCCCTGAGAAGTTGTTATTTGACAAATTCAACACACTAAGAAATGTCAAATTAGCAAGGCCTATAGGGATTTTCCCTGAAAGCTGGTTTCTTGACAAGTCAAGTACCTCCAACATCTTCATTGTTCCAATTCCTTCAATGATTTTTCCAGTCAAATGGTTTCTTGATAGGTTCAATGATAGCAATGCATTCATTCTGCTGAAATCTTTGGGGATGTCACCAACTAGTTCGTTGCTAGAAAGATCGATGGTTTTTAGTAGCCACAAGGTATTCTTGTACTCTGACTCTTTGTTTTTCCATTGAACAAATGCATTCCCATGGTAGGCTATAAGTCCACGAGCGATAGTTGGATCGAAGTCATAGCTTACACTTGAACCATCATACAAAAGTTGTAGTGCAGTGAAATTGCTGAAACATTGTGGAATTCTTCCAGACAAATGGTTGCCAGAGAGGTCCAGTATTTGAAGAGATTGAAGCTGACATATACTTGGAGGAACGCTACCCGAGAATTTGTTGAACCGAAGGCTCAGAATGCCCAAATAAGGTAACTTAGTCCCTATCCATTCTGGGATATTTCCACTCAATGTATTTCTTCCCAAATCCAAGACTTTCAGAGctaggcaatttttcaaagaggCAGGGAACTGTCCAGTTAAATTGTTGTTTCGCACGTATAGAGAGTTCAAGGATGCGGATGAGCACAGAGAATCTGGGATGCTACCAGACATATTGTTATTGGCTACATTAAGGACCAAAAGCTCGGGCATGGTAATCCAACAATCAGGAATCTCTCCGGACAAGAGATTTTCTGACAAGTCAAGGGTTGTGGCTGAAAGAATTTTACATATGGAGTTAAGTGATCCAGAAAACTGATTGTTGTTAACACGCAATTCACTAACGAATCGAGGAAATCTTGGTAAGGGCCCTGAGAAATTGTTATAACTGAAATCTATGACAATGGGACCATAACTAAAATCAACATTATTTGCTGATAAATCATATATCGTTCCACTGATTTGGTTATAAGAGAGATTCAAGTGTGTCAACATGGAAGGAAAATCTGAGAACCAACTTGGCATTGTGTCTGAGATACTAGCAAGAGAGATATCCAGATATGTGTAGTTATTTTGAGCTTGAAGCCATTTTGGAAAATGCGGCCCAAGATTACAAGATGAAAGGCTGATAACTTGTAGTTGAAAACATGGAATCCAATCAAGGCTAACATTCCAAGTCAAGTAGTTGGAAGACAAGTCTAACTTTTTCAAGTTGCAAAGATTGAAAAGATGGGATTCAGAGATTATGCCTTCTAACAAATTAGAAGGTGCCTGAAAAATTTCAAGATTGTAAAGTTGTCCCAAACTTTCCGGTAAACCTTGCAGTCTATTGAAAGAGACATCCAAGATTTTCAGCTTAGAAAGTTGGCCTAAACCATGCGGTATCATCCCATGAAAATGATTAGACCTCAGATACAACTCTCTCAGAGATGGAAATAATGCTAAGTCTGGTAATGGCCCTGTCATTTGGTTACCAGACAAATCAAGATATTCAAGACTGGAGATTTGTCTAAAGCTTTCATG is drawn from Nicotiana tabacum cultivar K326 chromosome 9, ASM71507v2, whole genome shotgun sequence and contains these coding sequences:
- the LOC107809157 gene encoding receptor-like protein EIX2, producing MDTKEYYKSIHLLLICISILILHQSFALGSVSSANHAKVLCINKEREALLEFKRGLIDEYDLLSSWRNEEDNEECCSWRGVKCSNTTGHILVLNLRGNTFTYLTGNISSSLVKLQYLKYLDLSSNNFEGQIPKFIGYFKRLEYLNLSSETSSNRFAGPIPPQLRNLTYLRALDLGGNFLIVKSLEWLSHLVYLEYLDLSESNVQQKNWLHEITKLPNLRELQLSSCELPIIIPSSLVLANISSARLSSLDFSFNVYQTTIYSWLFNFSSLTSLDLTGNDLGQIATGFGYLESLEHLNLYGNHIQGGIPKSFGNLSHLCSLDVGNNNLSQPFSELLIILSGSMKSLEYLFFEDNALTGSLINLTRFSSLRELRLQDNFLNGIFHESFRQISSLEYLDLSGNQMTGPLPDLALFPSLRELYLRSNHFHGMIPHGLGQLSKLKILDVSFNRLQGLPESLGQLYNLEIFQAPSNLLEGIISESHLFNLCNLKKLDLSSNYLTWNVSLDWIPCFQLQVISLSSCNLGPHFPKWLQAQNNYTYLDISLASISDTMPSWFSDFPSMLTHLNLSYNQISGTIYDLSANNVDFSYGPIVIDFSYNNFSGPLPRFPRFVSELRVNNNQFSGSLNSICKILSATTLDLSENLLSGEIPDCWITMPELLVLNVANNNMSGSIPDSLCSSASLNSLYVRNNNLTGQFPASLKNCLALKVLDLGRNTLSGNIPEWIGTKLPYLGILSLRFNKFSGSVPPSICQLQSLQILDLSGNHLSGRIPQCFSNFTALQLLYDGSSVSYDFDPTIARGLIAYHGNAFVQWKNKESEYKNTLWLLKTIDLSSNELVGDIPKDFSRMNALLSLNLSRNHLTGKIIEGIGTMKMLEVLDLSRNQLSGKIPIGLANLTFLSVLNLSNNNFSGRIPSSTQLQGFDSSTYGGNIQLCGRPLPQCPTFAPPNPHVGYDSNVRTSKENDDEFPSKEFYISMALGFIVAFWGVLGSIFLIDSWRNAYFKGLYGLNNWFHLSSALCFARLKAKLRA